A genomic window from Sorex araneus isolate mSorAra2 chromosome 2, mSorAra2.pri, whole genome shotgun sequence includes:
- the PRPH gene encoding peripherin isoform X1 yields MSHPSGLRASAGSTSYRRAFGPPPSLSPGAFSFASSSRFSSSRLLGSASSGSSGRLGGFRGPRAGSLLRLPSERLDFSMAEALNQEFLATRSNEKQELQELNDRFANFIEKVRFLEQQNAALRGELSQARGQEPARADQLCQQELRELRRELELLGRERDRVQVERDGLAEDLAALKQRLEDEMRKREDAEHNLVLFRKDVDDATLSRLELERKIESLMDEIEFLKKLHEEELRDLQVSVDSQQLQQVELEATVKPELTAALRDIRAQYESIAVKNLQEAEEWYKSKYADLSDAANRNHEALRQAKQEMNESRRQIQSLTCELDGLRGTNEALLRQLRELEEQFALEAGGYQAGAARLEEELRQLKEEMARHLREYQELLNVKMALDIEIATYRKLLEGEESRISVPVHSFASWSVKRTEMDPPQDSHSRKMVLIKTIETRDGEQVVTESQKEQRSELDKSPTHSY; encoded by the exons ATGAGCCACCCCTCGGGTCTCCGGGCCAGCGCCGGCTCCACCTCGTACCGCCGCGCCTTCGGGCCGCCGCCCTCGCTGTCCCCGGGGGCCTTCTCCTTCGCGTCCAGCTCGCGCTTCTCCAGCAGCCGCCTGCTGGGCTCGGCGTCCTCCGGCTCCTCGGGGCGCCTGGGCGGCTTCCGCGGGCCGCGGGCGGGCTCCCTGCTGCGCCTGCCCTCGGAGCGCCTCGACTTCTCCATGGCCGAGGCCCTCAACCAGGAGTTCCTGGCCACGCGCAGCAACGAGAAGCAGGAGCTGCAGGAGCTCAACGACCGCTTCGCCAACTTCATCGAGAAGGTGCGCTTCCTGGAGCAGCAGAACGCGGCCCTGCGCGGGGAGCTGAGCCAGGCCCGGGGCCAGGAGCCGGCGCGCGCCGACCAGCTGTGCCAGCAGGAGCTGCGCGAGCTGCGCCGGGAGCTGGAGCTGCTGGGCCGCGAGCGCGACCGGGTGCAGGTGGAGCGCGACGGGCTGGCCGAGGACCTGGCGGCGCTCAAGCAGAG GTTGGAGGACGAGATGCGCAAGCGGGAGGACGCCGAGCACAACCTCGTGCTCTTCCGCAAG GACGTGGACGATGCCACCCTGTCGCGCCTGGAACTGGAGCGCAAGATCGAGTCTCTGATGGATGAGATTGAGTTTCTCAAGAAACTGCACGAGGAG GAGCTGCGGGACCTGCAGGTGAGCGTGGACAGCCAGCAGCTGCAGCAGGTCGAGCTAGAGGCGACCGTGAAGCCGGAGCTGACGGCGGCGCTGAGGGACATCCGCGCGCAGTACGAGAGCATCGCGGTGAAGAACCTGCAGGAGGCAGAGGAGTGGTACAAGTCCAAG TACGCGGACCTGTCGGACGCCGCCAACCGGAACCACGAAGCCCTGCGCCAGGCCAAGCAGGAGATGAACGAGTCGCGGCGCCAGATCCAGAGCCTCACGTGCGAGCTGGACGGGCTGCGCGGCACC AACGAGGCGCTGCTCAGGCAGCTGCGGGAGCTGGAGGAGCAGTTCGCCCTGGAGGCGGGCGGGTACCAGGCGGGCGCCGCGCGGCTGGAGGAGGAGCTGCGGCAGCTGAAGGAGGAGATGGCCAGGCACCTCCGCGAGTACCAGGAGCTGCTCAACGTCAAGATGGCCCTGGACATCGAGATCGCCACCTACCGCAAGCTGCTGGAGGGCGAGGAGAGCCG GATCTCTGTGCCCGTCCATTCCTTCGCATCCTGGAGTGTGAAGAGAACCG AGATGGATCCTCCGCAGGACAGTCACAGCCGGAAGATGGTTCTGATCAAGACCATAGAGACTCGAGACGGGGAG CAGGTGGTGACTGAGTCGCAGAAGGAGCAGCGCAGTGAGCTGGATAAGTCTCCCACTCACAGCTACTGA
- the PRPH gene encoding peripherin isoform X2 yields MSHPSGLRASAGSTSYRRAFGPPPSLSPGAFSFASSSRFSSSRLLGSASSGSSGRLGGFRGPRAGSLLRLPSERLDFSMAEALNQEFLATRSNEKQELQELNDRFANFIEKVRFLEQQNAALRGELSQARGQEPARADQLCQQELRELRRELELLGRERDRVQVERDGLAEDLAALKQRLEDEMRKREDAEHNLVLFRKDVDDATLSRLELERKIESLMDEIEFLKKLHEEELRDLQVSVDSQQLQQVELEATVKPELTAALRDIRAQYESIAVKNLQEAEEWYKSKYADLSDAANRNHEALRQAKQEMNESRRQIQSLTCELDGLRGTNEALLRQLRELEEQFALEAGGYQAGAARLEEELRQLKEEMARHLREYQELLNVKMALDIEIATYRKLLEGEESRISVPVHSFASWSVKRTEMDPPQDSHSRKMVLIKTIETRDGEVVTESQKEQRSELDKSPTHSY; encoded by the exons ATGAGCCACCCCTCGGGTCTCCGGGCCAGCGCCGGCTCCACCTCGTACCGCCGCGCCTTCGGGCCGCCGCCCTCGCTGTCCCCGGGGGCCTTCTCCTTCGCGTCCAGCTCGCGCTTCTCCAGCAGCCGCCTGCTGGGCTCGGCGTCCTCCGGCTCCTCGGGGCGCCTGGGCGGCTTCCGCGGGCCGCGGGCGGGCTCCCTGCTGCGCCTGCCCTCGGAGCGCCTCGACTTCTCCATGGCCGAGGCCCTCAACCAGGAGTTCCTGGCCACGCGCAGCAACGAGAAGCAGGAGCTGCAGGAGCTCAACGACCGCTTCGCCAACTTCATCGAGAAGGTGCGCTTCCTGGAGCAGCAGAACGCGGCCCTGCGCGGGGAGCTGAGCCAGGCCCGGGGCCAGGAGCCGGCGCGCGCCGACCAGCTGTGCCAGCAGGAGCTGCGCGAGCTGCGCCGGGAGCTGGAGCTGCTGGGCCGCGAGCGCGACCGGGTGCAGGTGGAGCGCGACGGGCTGGCCGAGGACCTGGCGGCGCTCAAGCAGAG GTTGGAGGACGAGATGCGCAAGCGGGAGGACGCCGAGCACAACCTCGTGCTCTTCCGCAAG GACGTGGACGATGCCACCCTGTCGCGCCTGGAACTGGAGCGCAAGATCGAGTCTCTGATGGATGAGATTGAGTTTCTCAAGAAACTGCACGAGGAG GAGCTGCGGGACCTGCAGGTGAGCGTGGACAGCCAGCAGCTGCAGCAGGTCGAGCTAGAGGCGACCGTGAAGCCGGAGCTGACGGCGGCGCTGAGGGACATCCGCGCGCAGTACGAGAGCATCGCGGTGAAGAACCTGCAGGAGGCAGAGGAGTGGTACAAGTCCAAG TACGCGGACCTGTCGGACGCCGCCAACCGGAACCACGAAGCCCTGCGCCAGGCCAAGCAGGAGATGAACGAGTCGCGGCGCCAGATCCAGAGCCTCACGTGCGAGCTGGACGGGCTGCGCGGCACC AACGAGGCGCTGCTCAGGCAGCTGCGGGAGCTGGAGGAGCAGTTCGCCCTGGAGGCGGGCGGGTACCAGGCGGGCGCCGCGCGGCTGGAGGAGGAGCTGCGGCAGCTGAAGGAGGAGATGGCCAGGCACCTCCGCGAGTACCAGGAGCTGCTCAACGTCAAGATGGCCCTGGACATCGAGATCGCCACCTACCGCAAGCTGCTGGAGGGCGAGGAGAGCCG GATCTCTGTGCCCGTCCATTCCTTCGCATCCTGGAGTGTGAAGAGAACCG AGATGGATCCTCCGCAGGACAGTCACAGCCGGAAGATGGTTCTGATCAAGACCATAGAGACTCGAGACGGGGAG GTGGTGACTGAGTCGCAGAAGGAGCAGCGCAGTGAGCTGGATAAGTCTCCCACTCACAGCTACTGA